A window from Thiosulfatimonas sediminis encodes these proteins:
- a CDS encoding TetR/AcrR family transcriptional regulator, whose amino-acid sequence MSKVDQKSTLTDSLQPPRAVTTNKRGLARQQKLLEVAQKHFFANGYAGANVNEIVREAGGSLNTLYRHFGNKLGLFEAVMQNKANQLFSPFSHTDFWQADMKNNLLEFGRAVQNVALSPDGLAIHRLVSSENNLEQGEIQELFYTLGPKTAITILGDYLQDLQAHGRIQMNDCYLAAAQFLDMIKGPFFYPALFGQMPDEAAMEIALQQAVELFLNGCARR is encoded by the coding sequence ATGAGCAAAGTTGATCAGAAAAGTACACTGACGGACTCCCTGCAGCCGCCGCGTGCAGTGACCACCAATAAACGTGGTTTGGCGCGTCAGCAAAAATTGCTTGAGGTGGCGCAAAAACATTTTTTTGCCAATGGTTACGCCGGTGCGAACGTCAATGAAATCGTGCGAGAGGCGGGGGGGTCGTTGAATACTTTGTATCGTCATTTCGGCAATAAATTGGGGCTTTTTGAAGCGGTAATGCAAAACAAGGCCAATCAGCTTTTTTCACCGTTTTCGCACACAGATTTCTGGCAGGCAGATATGAAAAACAATCTGCTTGAATTTGGCCGCGCGGTGCAAAATGTTGCTTTGTCGCCAGATGGTTTAGCCATTCACCGTTTAGTTTCCAGTGAAAACAATCTGGAACAGGGTGAAATTCAGGAGCTGTTTTATACACTTGGCCCTAAGACAGCGATCACCATTTTGGGTGACTATCTGCAAGATTTACAAGCGCACGGACGGATTCAAATGAATGATTGCTATCTGGCCGCGGCGCAGTTTCTCGACATGATTAAAGGGCCGTTTTTCTATCCTGCATTGTTTGGTCAAATGCCAGATGAAGCAGCGATGGAAATCGCCCTACAACAGGCGGTTGAACTGTTTCTTAATGGTTGCGCTCGCCGCTGA